The Mycolicibacterium cosmeticum DNA window GGCCTTGACCATCTGGCCTTCCGGCTGACGGACAAGGCCGAGCTGGAAGCGGCGGTCGAGCATCTGGACGCCCTCGGCGTCGTCCACGAGCCCGTCAAGGACGTCGGCCCGCTGTACGTGCTGGAGTTCCGCGACCCGGACAACATCGCACTGGAGCTCACCGCGCCCAAGTGAGCGGGGGTTATCCCCCGCACGGTTCGGCGGAAAACGCGGTGTCGCGGGGAGCTGCGGATCCATAGGTTGTTCTCATGGTCGCAATCACGTCCAGTACCCCCGCAGACACCGTCGAGTCCACCGACACCGCCCCGACGGTGGTTCCCCACCACCGGACGATCGGGGTGGTGCCCACCGCCTCGATGGTCGCCGGTGCGGCGTTCGGCACGGTGTGGTTCTGGATTCCGTTGTCCATCTTGGTGATCGGCATCTCGTCCATCCCCTCGGTGATCGGCTTCGTGGTGTCCGCGGTGGTGTTCGCCTACCTGATGCGCGGGGTGGAATGGATCGAGCGGCTGCGCAGCGAGGCGGTGTTCGGCCAGCAGATCCCGGTACCGCCGCGCCACCTGTCCCCGTACACGGGTTTCCAGCGCTGGGCGCACCAACTGTGGCTGGACATCAGCAGCAGCCGGTTCTGGAAGGCCACCGGCCAGCATTACCTGCGGATGCTGTATGACCTCATGGTGTGCGGGATCGCGCTGGGCCTGCTGGCGTTCGCCATCCTGGCGCCCGCCTTCGCCTCGGCCATCCGGCGTAGTGACCCGGACTCCGGACTGACCTTCATCTCCCCGCCGCTGGCCTGGCTGCTGGCCGTCATCGCGCTGGCCGCCGCGGTCGCGTTGCTGGTGTTCGGCCCGGCCGTCGATGCGAAGATCGATCGCTGGCTGCTGGCCGCCTCCCCCACCGCGGCGCTGCAGTACCAGGTCAGCGCCCTGGCCCAGGCGCGCCAAGGCGCGGTGTCCTCGGCCCAGACCGAACGTCACCGCATCGAACGCGATCTGCACGACAGCGTGCAGCCCCGGCTGGTATCGCTGGCCATGACCATCGGGCTGGCGCAGACCAAACTCGACACCGACCCGGCCGCGGCCAAGCAGCTCATCGGCGAGGCGCACGCCGACGCGATGAGCGCCCTGGCCGAGCTGCGCAACGTGGTGCGCGGGATCGCGCCGACCATCCTCACCGACCGCGGCCTGGACGCGGCGCTGTCGGCGGTGGTGCAGCGCACCCAGATCTCCGGCGTGCCGACCACCCTGGACGTGCACCTGCCCACGCGGCTACCGGACGAAGTCGAATCGGTCGCCTACTTCGTGGTGGCCGAGGCGCTGACGAATGTGGCCAAACACGCCCAGGCCGGGCAGGCCGTGGTGACGGTGCGTTATGACGAGGTGGGCCGGGTGCTGCACGTGTCGGTGTACGACGACGGGCGCGGCGGAGCCGAGATCGGCACCGACGAGGACGCCACCGGATTGCGCGGGCTGACCGAGCGGGTGCGCGCGGCCGGCGGCACGTTCACGGTGTCCAGCCCCGTCACCGGCCCCACCATCGTGACGGCGGTGCTGCCATGCGCATCGTGATCGCCGAGGATTCGGCGCTGCTGCGGGCGGGGATCGAGCGCATCCTCGCCGATGCGGGCCACGAGGTGGTGGCCGGTGTTCCCGACGCCACCGGGCTGCTGAACCTGGTCAACGAGCATCACCCGGATCTGGCCATCGTGGACGTCCGGATGCCGCCGACGTTCACCGACGAGGGGATTCGCGCGGCGGCGCTGCTGCGCTCGCAGAACCCGGAATCCCCCGTGCTGGTGCTCTCGCATTATGTCGAGGAGCGCTACGCGGCCGACCTGATCGCCTCGGACACCAAGGGATTCGGCTACCTGCTCAAGGACCGGGTGGCCGATGTACCGGCCTTCCTCGACGCGGTCGAGGTGGTGGGCACCGGCGGCACCGTGCTCGACCCGGAGGTCGTCTCGCAGATCCTGGTCCGGTCCAGGCGCGGGGCGGTCCTCGACGAGCTGACGCCGCGGGAACGGGATGTCTTGCAGCTCATGGCCGAAGGCAAGTCGAACTCGGCGATCAGCGCGGCGCTGCACATCTCGGTGGGCTCGGCCGAGAAGCACATCGCGTCGATCTTCACCAAATTGGCGCTCACCCCCGATGACAGCGAGAACCGCCGCGTGCTGGCCGTCCTGCGCTACCTCGAATCCTGAAAGGGCTCTCCACGTGACCATCACCCCTCCCGGCACGCTCACCCCGCCCGCACCGACCGACCCGCCGCACCTGTCCGGTGGCGGCCGCGGCGTCATCCGCGTGCTGCTGGTCGCCGTCGCCGTCGTCGTCATCGTCGGCGCGGTCGCCGGCCTCGGAGCGCTGGCCTGGGGGCTCAGCGCATTCCGGGTCGTCACCGACCATCAGACGCTGCCCACCGCCATCCGGTCGCTCACCCTGGACACCGCCGATTCGCCGGTGGCCGTGCGTATCACCGCCGACCGCGACGCCACCGAACCGCGTATCGATCTGCGCATGGTGGCCTCCACTCGCAACAGCGACCAGCATTTGCGGGTGACCAACGACGCCGACGGCACTCATGTCATCGTCGCCGGGGCCGCGGACGGGCTCTTCGACTTCGGCGATCCGGGCGAGGTCACCGTCACCCTGCCGCCGGAGACCGGGCGCCGGCTCGCGCTGACGGTGCGCCAGAACACCGGTGTGTTGCTGGCCCAAGCCGACCTGGATCAGCTGACCGCGAGCACCTCGGACGGTGCGGTCGTGCTGCGCGGCGCGGTCCGCCGGGTGGAGGTCCGCGCCCAGGACGGCGAAATCACCGCACGCGAACCCATCTCGGTGGCCGAGTCGTTCGACGCGGCCACCACCCAGGGCGACATCTCGGTGAATTTCGCCGACGTGGCACCGCGGCAGGTGCAGGCCGTGACCCGCGACGGCGATATCTCGCTGTCCCTACCGGCGCCCGGCCCCTACCTGGTGCACGCCCAGTCCGGCGGGGCCGCCACGGTTCGGGTACCCGAGACCAGCGACGCCGCCCGCGCCGCCGGGCAGATCACCGCCCGCTCCGACGACGGGAACGTCACCATCGACACGCTCAGGTGAGCGCGGCGATGATGTCGGCGGCCGGGCCGGAGGTGATCTGGCGGAATCCGGTGCCGGCCCAGATGTTGGTGGCCTGCGGATCCCCGGCCCGCACCGACGCGGCGCGCACGGGACTGGTCAGGTAGTGCACCTCCGGATAGCCCAGCGGGGCCTGCGCGTCGTGCTCGTCGATGAAGCGGTTGCGCAACCCCCGCGCGTAACGACCCGAGAACGCTTTGGTCACAACGGTTTCGGTGAACGCCGGGTCGCGCAGGGCGGCGCGGTGCACCGGGCTGCTGCCGGCTTCGTCGGCCAGCAGGAACGCGGTACCCAGCTGCGCGGCGGCCGCGCCGGCGTCGCGCACGCGCCCGACATCCTCGGCGGTCATCAGGCCGCCGGCGGCCACCACCGGGACCTCGGTGGCCGCCAGCACGTCGGCCAGCAGCTCATCGAGGGGTTGGGTGGCCGGCCGGACGGCGGGGTCGTAGGTGCCGCGATGACCACCGGCAGCGGGTCCCTGCACGGCCAGGGCGTCGAAACCGCGGCCGACGGCTTCACGTGCTTCCGCCAGCGTGGTCACGGTGGCCACCGTCGTGATGCCGGCGGCTTTCAGCCGGGCAGTCTCCGCGGCGCTGGGCGCCCCGAAGGTGAAGGACACCACCTCGGGCCGTAGATCGAGCACGACCTCGAGCTTGGCCGCCCAGTCGTCGTCGTTGAACTTCGGCTCGCCGAGGTCCACCCCGTAACGCTGCACCTCGCCGGACAGTGCCGCGCGGTAGCGGTCGATATCGCCGGGCTGCACCGCACTGGGTTGGGGTGCAAAGAGATTCGCGCCGATCGGTCGGGTAGTGAGCTTGCGGGTGGCGGTCAGCCGTTGGGCGAAGACGTCGGCCGACAGGTACCCCGCCGCGACGAACCCGAGGCCACCGGCCTCCGAGCCGGCCGCCGCCAGTTCCGGGGTGGACGGACCGCCTGCCATCGGCGCCACCAGGATCGGGGCCGTCAGATCTCGCAGAGTGAACTCACCCATCGCACACCACCTTCATCCGTTGCACCGTGGAGAACATCGCCGGACACGGTGATCATCCCATCCTGGGCATATCCCGCCGGCGGTGGTTGACTGGGCGAGATGGCTATCGCGTTCAACCACACCATCGTGGCGGCCGCCGACCGTGAGGAGTCGGCGAGGTTCTTCACCGAGATCTTCGGCCTGCCGCCCGCCAAGGAGTTCGGCCCGTTCCTGGCCGTCGAAGTGAGCAATGGCGTCAGCCTGGACTTCGCCACGGCGCGCAACGCCGATTTCCCGCCGCAGCATTACGCGTTCCTGGTGTCCGAGGACGACTTCGACGCCATCTACGGGCGGATCCGTGAGCGCGGGCTGCAGCACTGGGCCGATCCGCGCGGCCGGCACTCCGGCGAGATCAACCACAATGACGGTGGTCGTGGCGTGTACTTCCAGGATCCCGGCGGGCATTACCTGGAGATTCTCACCCGGCCGTACGGCTCGGGTGGCGACGCTCAGGCGTGACCGCGTTCGCTCTCCTGGCCGAGGTAGTCGCGCGCCAGGGTTGCCACGTGAGCGGGCAACTCGCCCGCGGCCACGTCGGCGAGGCTGGTCTGTTCCAGCACCGAGCGCATGCTGGCCCGCAGGGCGCGCCAGACGTCGGTGAGCGCCGCGGTCGGACCGGAGTACGGCAGGTCGCCCAGGCCGATATCGCGCACGCTGGCCAGCGGTCCGTCGATGCAGCGCAGCACGTCCGCGACGCTGATCGCCGACGCCGGGCGGGCCAGTTCGTAGCCGCCCTCCCGACCGCGGTGGCTGCGCACCAACCGGTCGGTGCGCAGGTCGGAGAGGATATCCACGAGGAACTGCGCCGGGATGCCCTGGGCCTTGGCCAGGTCGTCGGTCTTCACCAACTCCCCGTCGCCGACGGTGGCCAATTGCACCATGGCGCGGACGGCGTACTCCGCCTTCGCCGACATGCGCATACCGCGGATTCTGCCAGGCCCGCCGCTCAGCTCACGGGCGGCGCCACGTTGCGCACCGTCCCGGTCATCCCCCGCACCGAGTCGGGCACCGGGATGGCGGGGTCGCAATCGGGTGCCGGCTGCGGCGTCCCATAGCTGAGCACCATCGGAACCACGCCGGCCCAGCCACCCGCCTCGATGTCCGATTCGGCGTCCTCGGGCCAGCCGGCGCTCACCTTGAGCGACCAGTTGTCCGCGCCGATCGGCATCCGCAGCGCCATGCTGGCCACCAGTTCCTTGCGGGTGCTGGGCCGCAGTTCGGCGACCCGGCCGGGGATGAAGGTGTCGGTGAGCGCGTTCAGGTAGGCGGCCTTGCGGTCCTCGGGAACCGGCTCGAAGCTGCCGAACAGCACCGCCGAGCGGTAGCGGAACGACGACTCGAAACTGCTGCGCGCCACCACCACCCCGTCCAGCGTGGTCACCGACACCGCGGCCGGGGCACCCTCCGACAAGGCCCGCAGCCAGGGTGATCCGGTCGACCCGTGGATCACCAATTCGTCTGCCAGCCTGGCGAATCCGATCGGGAACGCCACCGGATGCCCGTCGCGCACCAGCGCCACGGTGGCCAGCGGGGTGCTGTCCAGCAATTGGTCCAGCACCTCGCGGGAGGTGTCCTGCTTTTCCCGCAAGCGGGTGACGCTGGTCGAGGGCCTGACCGATTCCGTCATGGGATATCAGCCGCCCCCGGCACCACCACGGCGAACAGGTCCGACAGCGCGGCCAGGCTGGCGGCCTGGACCGTCGCCGCGGCCACCGGCCCGTCGGGACCCGGCAGCGCCCGGGTCGCGGTGGCTGCGGCCACCACCGTCGGCGCGAACGCGAGATTGAACGCGCCACGCGCAGTGGAGTTCACACACATGTGCGTCATGAACCCGGCCAGGATGAGGTTCGAGGCGCCGACGGTCTTCAGTTCGGCCTCCAAATCGGTCTCCACGAAGGAATTCGGATAGTTCTTCACGATCACCGGTTCACCACCGCGCGGGGCGACCTGAGCTGCGATGGCGCCCGACTCGCCGGTGATGTCGTACAGCGACCCGGGTCCGTCATCGTGCTGGATGTGGATCACCGGAATGCCCGCCGTCCTCGCGCGCTCCAGCAGCAGCGCCGTTTCGTCCAGCGCGGCCTGCACTCCGTCAAGCTCCATCACACCCTGGGTATAGGTGTTCTGGCAGTCGATCAGGACCAGGGTGGACTCCGTGAGCGGAGCCGGGGTCGCGGGCAGGCTGGCGAGTTCACGCAGGGTGGGTCGAGTCACCCCATGCAGCCTAGTCAGAGGTCGATGAGTTCCGCCGGTCCTGGCAGTCTGTTCGGACATGGAACCACTCGACGGCAAGGTCGCGTTGATCACCGGCGGCGCGCGCGGACAGGGCCGCGCGCACGCCACCACCCTGGCCGCGGCGGGTGCCGATATCGTGCTGTGCGATATCGCGGCGCCTGTCGAGGACGTCGCCTATCCGGCCGCGACTCCGGACGATCTAGCGGCGACGACGGCGGCGGTCGAGCGGCTCGGGCGCAGGTGCCTGACCGCAACGGCAGACGTGCGAGACCTTGCCGCGTTGCAGAATCTGGCCGACCGGGCGGTCGAGGTGTTCGGCCGGCTCGACGTGGTGATCGCCAACGCCGGCATCGCCACCGGCGACCCGGTCGCCACCATGTCCGAACAGCGGTGGCGCACGATGATCGACGTCAACCTGACCGGTGTGTTCAACACGTTCCGGGCCACGGTGGGACATCTCGTCGACCGCGGCACGGGCCATCTGGTGGCCACGTCGTCGATCGTCGCGACGACCGGCGCACGCAACGCCGGCCACTACGCCGCCGCCAAGGCGGGAGTGGTGGCCCTGGTGAAATCACTGGCCTACGAGGTGGCCCAGCACGGCATCGTGGTCAACGCCGTGCTGCCCGCCGGGGTGGACACGCAGATGATCCAGCACGACGAGATCTACCGGATGATCCGGCCCGACCTGGACAATCCCGGCCGGGCCGACGCCGAAGAGGTGTTCGCCAAGGGCCGACCGCGCCCGGGTCTGCTCGATCCGCAGGACGTGGCCGACACCGTCCTCTACCTGGTGACCGACCGGGTGAAATGCCGTTCCGGAGAATCGATCACGCTGGCCAACGGGATGGACTAGGGACCCGTGGATCACGTCAATAATGCGATATCACCGGTGATATCGCGTTTGGCAAGTGACCCCAGCAGGTCGCTCAGAGCGGCGACGTCAGGCGGCGGTGACGGCCAGCACCGCCTGCGCCAGTTCCGGGCGACACACCACCAAGTCGGGCAACAACACGTTGTCCTGGTTGTAGACCAGTGGCGAACCGTCGATCCGCGAGGTGTGCAACCCGGCGGCGCGGGCCACCGCGACCGGTGCCGCGGAATCCCACTCGTACTGCCCGCCCGCGTGCACGTACACGTCCGAGACGCCCTGCACCACCGATGCGACTTTGGCTCCGGCCGAACCCATTTCGACCAGCGTGCCACCGAGGGCGTCACGCACCGCCAGCGCCACCGCGGGCGGGCGGGTGCGCGACACCACGATCCGCGGGGTCGCGGGGGCGGCGGGCGGGGCGGGCACCGTGGGCGTGGCCAGTGTGACGCCCTGGGCGGGCAGCGCCACCGCACCGGCGACCAACTCCCCCGCCTGCCACAGTGCGACATGCACGGCCCAGTCGGCACGGCCGAGTTCGGAGAACTCGCGGGTCCCGTCCAGCGGGTCGACGATCCAGACCCGGTCGGCGCGCAGCCGCACCTTATCGTCGGCACCTTCCTCGGACAGGACCGCATCGGCGGGCCGGTGCTGGGCCAGGGCGGCCATCAGGAAGTCGTGGGACCGCTTGTCCCCCGCGGCTTTCCGCGCCGCCGCGTCGGCATCGGCCAATTCGTCGCGCACACCGAGCAGCAGCTCACCGGCCTCGGTGGCCAGCCGGGCCGCCAACTCGTGATCACTCATTCCCGAGTACCTAACAGGTCGATCACCCGTTGCGCCAGTTCGTCGGCGGACTGATCGGGCGTCAGCCGCAGATCCGGGTTCTTCGGCCGCTGGTAGGGGCTGTCGATACCGGTGAAGTGGGTGATTTCACCACGGCGAGCTTTAGCGTAGAGCCCCTTCGGGTCGCGGCGTTCGCAATCCTCTAGCGGGGTATCGCAGAACACCTCGAAGAAATCGAACCCGCGATCGGCGTGCACCCGGCGCGCCAGCTCGCGGTGTTCCTCCAGCGGGCTGATGGCGGGCACCAGCACGATCTGCCCGGAGTCGGCCAGCAGCGTCGCGATATGGGCCAGCCGGCGCAGGTTCTCCGCCCGGTCGTCCATCGAGAAGCCGAGATCGGCGTTCAGGCCGTGGCGCAGGTTGTCACCGTCGAGCACATAGGCGGGCCGACCGGCGGCCAGCAACTTCTGCTCGACAAGCATTGCCACCGAAGACTTTCCGGAACCGGACAGCCCGGTGAACCACACCGTGGAGCCCTTCGACAGCCGGTCGGCGGCGGTCACCAGATTCTGGTGACGTACCGCGTTCGGGCTGGCCGTGCGAGTCGCGGCGGGCTCGGTGTCGCGCACCATGCCGGCGGCGACGGTGCCGTTGGTGTCCGGGTCGATGAGGATGAACGACCCGGTCGCCGAGTTGCGGGTGTACTCGTCGAGCAACAGCGGGGTTTGCGTGCGCAGCGTGACCCGGCCGAGTTCGTTGAGCTTGAGTGCCGTCGCGCTCTTGTCGCGGTGCAGGGTGTTGACGTCGAGCCGGTAGTCCAACGCCGTCACCCGCGCACGGGTGGTCCGGGTGGTGTGCTTGATCAGGTAGTCCCGGCCCGGTTCGAGGGCCGAGCCGTCGGCCATCCAGCACACCGTGGCGTCGAACTCGCTGGTGGTGTGCGGCTGGTTGTTGGCCCGGGCGATCATGTCACCGCGCGAGATGTCGATGTCGTCGGCCAGGCTGATGGACACGGCCATCGGCGGAAACGCCTCGGTGACAGGGCCGTTCGGGCCGTCGATCGCGGTGATCGCGCTGGTCTTGCCGGCCGGCAGGACCACCACCTCGTCGCCCGGTCGCATCACCCCGCTGGCCACGGTGCCCGCATAGCTGCGGTGATCGGCGTGCTCGCGGGTCTGCGGCCGGATCACGTACTGCACCGGGAAGCGCACGTCGACCAGGTTGCGGTCGCCGGCGATGTACACCTCTTCCAGGTGACTCAGCAGCGCGGGGCCCTCGTACCACGGCGAGACGGCCGATTTGGTGACGACGTTGTCGCCGTTGAGCGCCGACAGCGGGATGGTGGTGACGTCGTGCACGTCCAGACGTGCGGCGAATTCGTGGAATTCGTCGCGGATCGCCTCGAAACGCTTCTGGTCCCAGTCCACCAGGTCCATCTTGTTGATGGCCAGCACGATGTGCTGGATGCCCAGCAGCGAGGCCAGGAAGGCGTGCCGGCGGGACTGCTCCAGCAGACCGTGCCGGGCGTCGACGAGCACGATCGCCAGCTGCGCGGTGGAGGTGCCGGTCACCATGTTGCGGGTGTACTGCACATGCCCCGGGGTGTCGGCGATGATGAATTTCCGCTTGGCCGTGGCGAAATAGCGGTAGGCCACGTCGATGGTGATGCCCTGCTCGCGCTCGGCGCGCAGCCCGTCGGTGACCAATGCCAGGTCGGTGTAGTCGTTTCCGCGTTCCTTGGAGGTGCGCTCGACGGCGGCCAGCTGGTCCTCCATGACGGCCTTGCTGTCATACAGCAGCCGTCCGATGAGCGTGGACTTGCCGTCGTCGACGGAGCCGGCAGTGGCGATGCGAAGCAGCGTTGCCATCAGCTGTGCTCTCTTTTCTTCGCGCGAGCGCTCATCAGAAGTACCCTTCCCGCTTGCGGTCTTCCATACCGGCCTCGGAGATCCGGTCGTCGGCGCGGGTCGCACCGCGCTCGGTGAGCCGCGACACCGCGGTCTCGGCGATCACCTCGGAGACGGTGCCCGCCAACGATTCCACGCAGCCGGTGCACGTGACGTCGCCGACGGTGCGGAACCGGACGGTCTTCTCGATGACCGGTTCGTCCTTACGCGGCTGCATGTACTTGTGCACGGCCAGCAGCATGCCGTCGCGCTCGAACACCTGACGCTGATGCGCGTAGTAGATGGACGGCAGCTTGATCTTCTCGGCGCCGATATAGGACCAGATGTCGAATTCGGTCCAGTTCGACAGCGGGAAAACCCGGATGTGCTCGCCCTTGCGGTGCCGGCCGTTGTACAGGTTCCACAGTTCCGGACGCTGGTTCTTCGGGTCCCACTGGCCGAACTCGTCACGGAAGCTGAACACCCGCTCCTTGGCGCGGGCCTTCTCCTCGTCCCGGCGGGCGCCCCCGAAGGCGGCGTCGAACTTGTTCTCCCGGATGGCGCGCAACAGGGTGAACGTCTGCATCGGGTTGCGCGACGGGATGGTCTCCACCACCCGCCCGGCGTCGATATCGTCCTGCACCTTGGCGACTACCAGGCGCACCCCGTGCTCGGCGACCAGTTCGTCGCGCGCCTGCAACACCTCGTCGAAGTTGTGCCCGGTGTCGACGTGCATGACCGGGAACGGCAGCCGGCCCGGGGCAAAGGCCTTGATGGCCAGATGCAGCATGACGATCGAGTCCTTGCCACCGGAGAACAGCAGCACGGGCCGTTCGAACTCGGCGGCCACCTCGCGGATGATGTGGATGGCCTCGGCCTCCAGGGCGCGCAGGTGGCTCAGCTCGTAGCGCGCGGCGGCCGGGTCCAGCTCGGCCGGGGCACTCATCGCATCTCCATAAAGTTGGTAGAGATGACCAAGATTGCAGACATGACCGGGAATCTAATCGCCGGTGCGCAACAGTGTCAATACTGTGGCGCGACGGTGCCCCGGCCCGCACCCCAGGTCTGCGGGTCGATCTTTCCTCCGTAGAGCGGCAGCTCGACCGGGCTGTCGCCGGGCCGGAACTGCTCCCACAGCCGGTTGAGGCCGGCGGTGCCGTACCGGCGCACGCGGGCGGCCTCGGCCAGGTCGAGGACGTCGGTCAGCACGGCCATCTCGGCGCCGGGCACCTGGTTGCGGACACGGCCTTCGGGATCGACGAGAAGGCTGCGACCGATGCCGGTCGGGCCGGCCGCGTTGACGCTGGCGACGAAGACCTGGTTGACGATCGCGTTGGCCCGGGCCAGCACCACCTCCTGCTCACGGTCCACGGTCGGCGTCTGCACCACGTTGAGGATCAGGTCGGCGCCGAGCCAGGCGAGCTGGCGGGCAATCTCGGGGAACCAGGCGTCGTAGCAGATGGTCAGCCCGACGCGGCCGTGCTCGGGGATGTCGAAGACCACGAAGTCGGCCCCCGGCGTCACCGTCTCATACGGCCGCCACGGGGCGATCTTTCGGTACGCCGCGACGCGCTCGCCCGCCGGCGAGTACACCGGCGCCGTGTTGTAGACGAGGCCGTCGTCGCCGAGCTCATAGACGCTGCCGGGGACCAGCCAGATCCCGAGCTCGCCGGCCAGGGCCGCCAGCGCGGCGCCGCGCGGGCCGTCGATCGGCTCGGCCAGCACGCGCGGGTCCACGGCCGGGGCACCGGGCTCGACGGCCGGGGTGTCGAGGTGCAGCTCGGGGAAGACGACCAGGCGCAGGCCGGGCCGCTGCGCGATGAGCGCGCGTACCTCGGCGGCAAACCTGTCGAGGTCGCGCGTGGGCAGGGCGGGCGCCTGCACGAGCGCTATGGGAAGCGGTGCTGCCATGCGAGACCCTTTCGTGGTGCCGGTCACGGTATTCGTTAAACAAACTTTAGATAACAAATGGGCCGACGGTCAACGAGGGGACGCTGGGCGCATGCCACGATGGAGCCATGCCCCGACCTCGCGACCAGGCCGCGCGGCGCGCCCAGCTCGTCGAGGCGGCGGCGCAGGCGGTGATCAGTCGGGGCGCGGCCCATGCGCGGCTGCGGGACGTCGCCGCCGAGGCCGGCCTGACCCCCGCCTCGGTGCTGTACTACTACCCGGATCTGGGCGAACTCCTGGCCGCCGTGTTCGAGCGCGGCACCCGGACCTACATCGAGCACCGCCGCGAGAGCGTCGACGCGGCACATGGTGCCTGGGCCCGGCTGCAGGCCTGCATCCGGTCGGGGGTGCCGTTTCCCGGCGATGCCGAGATGACCAGCCGACTGCTCTACGAGCTGCTGCCCGTGACGTTCCGCAACGAGAGCGCGAACCAGCGGCAGCGCCGGTTCGTCGCCGACCAGGCGGAGCTGTATCGGCAGATCCTGGCGGACGGCGCCGCGAGCGGCGAGTTCGATCTGGTCGACGACGCCGCATTCCTCGCCCGCGGCTTCGTCGCCCTCGAGGACGGCTACGGCATCGAGGTGCTCTCGAACGAGGCCGGCGCCGAGCAGGTCTACGACCTACTCGTGCGCCACGCGCGACTGGTCACCGGTGTGGCCGCGACCGCGCGGGCGCGCTGATCACCGACCTCGCGTGCCGGCGCCGCTGACCTGCGCCCCGGCGTCCCCTGGCAGACGCAGCGTCTCCACCAGCGTCACCGCCATCAGCGCGCCCAGCACCAGGAACACCGGCGGGTACGACGACAGCAGGCTCAACAACAACGCGGCCAGCGCGATACCCAGACCCGCGGCCAGTTCCTGCACCGAGGCGTTGAGGGTGTTGGCGTGGGTGAGCTCGTCGCCGTCCACATCGGAGAACGCCAGGCTGTTGTAGGCGGTGAATCCGATGGAGCGCAGCGCCCCACTCAGATAGAGCACCACGGCGATCAGTGCCACCGGCACCCCGGGCCGCAGCGCGGCCAGCAGACCGAAACACGCCACCGAG harbors:
- a CDS encoding DUF4097 family beta strand repeat-containing protein: MTITPPGTLTPPAPTDPPHLSGGGRGVIRVLLVAVAVVVIVGAVAGLGALAWGLSAFRVVTDHQTLPTAIRSLTLDTADSPVAVRITADRDATEPRIDLRMVASTRNSDQHLRVTNDADGTHVIVAGAADGLFDFGDPGEVTVTLPPETGRRLALTVRQNTGVLLAQADLDQLTASTSDGAVVLRGAVRRVEVRAQDGEITAREPISVAESFDAATTQGDISVNFADVAPRQVQAVTRDGDISLSLPAPGPYLVHAQSGGAATVRVPETSDAARAAGQITARSDDGNVTIDTLR
- a CDS encoding response regulator transcription factor, which codes for MRIVIAEDSALLRAGIERILADAGHEVVAGVPDATGLLNLVNEHHPDLAIVDVRMPPTFTDEGIRAAALLRSQNPESPVLVLSHYVEERYAADLIASDTKGFGYLLKDRVADVPAFLDAVEVVGTGGTVLDPEVVSQILVRSRRGAVLDELTPRERDVLQLMAEGKSNSAISAALHISVGSAEKHIASIFTKLALTPDDSENRRVLAVLRYLES
- a CDS encoding cysteine hydrolase family protein codes for the protein MTRPTLRELASLPATPAPLTESTLVLIDCQNTYTQGVMELDGVQAALDETALLLERARTAGIPVIHIQHDDGPGSLYDITGESGAIAAQVAPRGGEPVIVKNYPNSFVETDLEAELKTVGASNLILAGFMTHMCVNSTARGAFNLAFAPTVVAAATATRALPGPDGPVAAATVQAASLAALSDLFAVVVPGAADIP
- a CDS encoding nitronate monooxygenase; this translates as MGEFTLRDLTAPILVAPMAGGPSTPELAAAGSEAGGLGFVAAGYLSADVFAQRLTATRKLTTRPIGANLFAPQPSAVQPGDIDRYRAALSGEVQRYGVDLGEPKFNDDDWAAKLEVVLDLRPEVVSFTFGAPSAAETARLKAAGITTVATVTTLAEAREAVGRGFDALAVQGPAAGGHRGTYDPAVRPATQPLDELLADVLAATEVPVVAAGGLMTAEDVGRVRDAGAAAAQLGTAFLLADEAGSSPVHRAALRDPAFTETVVTKAFSGRYARGLRNRFIDEHDAQAPLGYPEVHYLTSPVRAASVRAGDPQATNIWAGTGFRQITSGPAADIIAALT
- a CDS encoding VOC family protein yields the protein MAIAFNHTIVAAADREESARFFTEIFGLPPAKEFGPFLAVEVSNGVSLDFATARNADFPPQHYAFLVSEDDFDAIYGRIRERGLQHWADPRGRHSGEINHNDGGRGVYFQDPGGHYLEILTRPYGSGGDAQA
- a CDS encoding mycofactocin-coupled SDR family oxidoreductase, producing MEPLDGKVALITGGARGQGRAHATTLAAAGADIVLCDIAAPVEDVAYPAATPDDLAATTAAVERLGRRCLTATADVRDLAALQNLADRAVEVFGRLDVVIANAGIATGDPVATMSEQRWRTMIDVNLTGVFNTFRATVGHLVDRGTGHLVATSSIVATTGARNAGHYAAAKAGVVALVKSLAYEVAQHGIVVNAVLPAGVDTQMIQHDEIYRMIRPDLDNPGRADAEEVFAKGRPRPGLLDPQDVADTVLYLVTDRVKCRSGESITLANGMD
- a CDS encoding 3'(2'),5'-bisphosphate nucleotidase CysQ yields the protein MSDHELAARLATEAGELLLGVRDELADADAAARKAAGDKRSHDFLMAALAQHRPADAVLSEEGADDKVRLRADRVWIVDPLDGTREFSELGRADWAVHVALWQAGELVAGAVALPAQGVTLATPTVPAPPAAPATPRIVVSRTRPPAVALAVRDALGGTLVEMGSAGAKVASVVQGVSDVYVHAGGQYEWDSAAPVAVARAAGLHTSRIDGSPLVYNQDNVLLPDLVVCRPELAQAVLAVTAA
- a CDS encoding sensor histidine kinase is translated as MVAITSSTPADTVESTDTAPTVVPHHRTIGVVPTASMVAGAAFGTVWFWIPLSILVIGISSIPSVIGFVVSAVVFAYLMRGVEWIERLRSEAVFGQQIPVPPRHLSPYTGFQRWAHQLWLDISSSRFWKATGQHYLRMLYDLMVCGIALGLLAFAILAPAFASAIRRSDPDSGLTFISPPLAWLLAVIALAAAVALLVFGPAVDAKIDRWLLAASPTAALQYQVSALAQARQGAVSSAQTERHRIERDLHDSVQPRLVSLAMTIGLAQTKLDTDPAAAKQLIGEAHADAMSALAELRNVVRGIAPTILTDRGLDAALSAVVQRTQISGVPTTLDVHLPTRLPDEVESVAYFVVAEALTNVAKHAQAGQAVVTVRYDEVGRVLHVSVYDDGRGGAEIGTDEDATGLRGLTERVRAAGGTFTVSSPVTGPTIVTAVLPCAS
- a CDS encoding pyridoxamine 5'-phosphate oxidase family protein, whose amino-acid sequence is MTESVRPSTSVTRLREKQDTSREVLDQLLDSTPLATVALVRDGHPVAFPIGFARLADELVIHGSTGSPWLRALSEGAPAAVSVTTLDGVVVARSSFESSFRYRSAVLFGSFEPVPEDRKAAYLNALTDTFIPGRVAELRPSTRKELVASMALRMPIGADNWSLKVSAGWPEDAESDIEAGGWAGVVPMVLSYGTPQPAPDCDPAIPVPDSVRGMTGTVRNVAPPVS
- a CDS encoding Rrf2 family transcriptional regulator, translating into MRMSAKAEYAVRAMVQLATVGDGELVKTDDLAKAQGIPAQFLVDILSDLRTDRLVRSHRGREGGYELARPASAISVADVLRCIDGPLASVRDIGLGDLPYSGPTAALTDVWRALRASMRSVLEQTSLADVAAGELPAHVATLARDYLGQESERGHA